One Telluria mixta DNA window includes the following coding sequences:
- a CDS encoding XrtA/PEP-CTERM system-associated ATPase has protein sequence MYESFYGLSAKPFQLRPDPHFFFGSKGHKRAMAYLEYGLSQGEGFIVITGEVGAGKTTLVRNLFNRLPSDQIVAAHIVNTHLDPDDTLRMVVSAFGLPYEGASKTDLLTRLEKFLCDVDHQGKRALLVIDEAQNLSARTVEELRMLSNFQTDDKSLLQTFLLGQPEFRATLHSPGMQQLRQRVIASYHLGPMDAQETHAYVEHRLTTVGWKGDPAFDDGAHAAIYAYSGGIPRKVNTLMDRVLLMGFLEEMHAFGEQDINTVVKDISEEFQAPDPVGTPAPDTLPGHLPEDDGDADYKTGLRTIDQRIGERRASSVEVLDERMMRLEKSIVSVLSILKKIVATPQGAVTHPMDNQE, from the coding sequence ATGTACGAGTCTTTTTACGGATTATCCGCCAAACCTTTCCAGCTGCGCCCGGACCCGCATTTCTTCTTCGGCAGCAAAGGCCACAAGCGCGCCATGGCCTACCTCGAGTACGGCCTGTCGCAGGGCGAGGGCTTCATCGTCATCACCGGTGAAGTCGGCGCGGGCAAGACCACGCTCGTGCGCAACCTGTTCAACCGGCTGCCGTCCGACCAGATCGTGGCCGCGCATATCGTCAACACGCACCTCGACCCGGACGACACGCTGCGCATGGTCGTGTCGGCCTTCGGCCTGCCGTACGAGGGCGCCAGCAAGACGGACCTGCTCACGCGCCTGGAAAAATTCCTGTGCGACGTCGACCACCAGGGCAAGCGCGCCCTGCTCGTGATCGACGAAGCCCAGAACCTGTCCGCGCGCACGGTCGAAGAGCTGCGCATGCTCTCGAACTTCCAGACCGACGACAAGTCGCTGCTGCAGACCTTCCTGCTCGGCCAGCCGGAATTCCGCGCCACCCTGCACAGCCCCGGCATGCAGCAGCTGCGCCAGCGCGTGATCGCCAGCTACCACCTGGGCCCGATGGATGCGCAGGAAACCCATGCCTACGTCGAGCACCGCCTCACGACCGTCGGCTGGAAGGGCGACCCGGCGTTCGACGACGGCGCGCACGCCGCGATCTACGCCTACAGCGGCGGCATCCCGCGCAAGGTCAACACACTGATGGACCGCGTGCTCCTGATGGGCTTCCTGGAAGAGATGCATGCGTTCGGCGAGCAGGACATCAACACTGTCGTGAAAGACATCAGCGAAGAATTCCAGGCGCCCGATCCCGTCGGCACGCCGGCGCCGGACACGCTGCCGGGCCATCTGCCCGAAGACGATGGCGACGCGGACTACAAGACCGGCCTGCGCACCATCGACCAGCGCATCGGCGAACGCCGCGCCAGCAGCGTCGAGGTGCTCGATGAGCGCATGATGCGCCTGGAGAAATCGATCGTTTCCGTGCTGTCGATCCTGAAGAAGATCGTCGCCACGCCCCAAGGGGCGGTAACCCACCCTATGGATAATCAAGAATGA
- a CDS encoding nucleotidyltransferase domain-containing protein, translating into MMPLLIRVLRDPGIVQGLDDAGWDLLLRQADAANLDACLLVLLEDAGLLDTVPAAPRAHLEWTRVGAAGHAQAARYEVRQIGRALDGLGLPLILLKGAAYAMAGLDAGRGRLFSDIDILVPKGRLPEVEAALMMHGWITTHHDAYDQRYYREWMHELPPMQHARRANSIDVHHAILPETAPVRPDPVKLRASARPIAGEPHLATLSPADMVLHSAVHLFFDGEFDKGLRDLVDLHRLLTQFGKEPGFWEALPARARELELGRPLFYALRYCPRLLGTVVPPAVQAAVAPEGPNAALLWLMDRLFGRALLPLHASCADAFSDAAHFALYVRGNWLRMPPLLLARHLFHKAFLSGKNDTQTA; encoded by the coding sequence ATGATGCCGCTGCTCATCCGCGTGTTGCGCGATCCGGGCATCGTGCAGGGCCTGGACGACGCCGGCTGGGACCTGCTGCTGCGCCAGGCAGATGCCGCCAACCTCGACGCCTGCCTGCTCGTGCTGCTGGAAGATGCCGGCCTGCTGGACACCGTCCCCGCGGCGCCGCGCGCGCACCTGGAGTGGACGCGCGTGGGCGCCGCCGGGCATGCCCAGGCGGCCCGCTACGAAGTCCGCCAGATCGGCCGGGCGCTCGATGGACTGGGATTGCCGCTGATCCTGCTCAAGGGCGCCGCGTATGCGATGGCGGGCCTGGACGCCGGCCGTGGCCGCCTGTTTTCCGACATCGACATCCTCGTGCCGAAAGGGCGCCTGCCCGAAGTCGAGGCGGCGCTCATGATGCACGGCTGGATCACCACCCACCACGACGCGTACGACCAGCGCTACTACCGGGAATGGATGCACGAGCTGCCGCCGATGCAGCATGCCCGGCGCGCCAACTCGATCGACGTGCACCATGCGATCCTGCCGGAAACGGCACCCGTGCGCCCGGATCCGGTCAAGCTGCGCGCGAGCGCTCGTCCGATCGCGGGCGAGCCGCATCTGGCCACGTTGTCGCCGGCGGACATGGTCCTGCACAGTGCCGTGCACCTGTTCTTCGACGGCGAATTCGACAAGGGTTTGCGCGACCTCGTCGACCTGCACCGGCTGCTGACGCAATTCGGCAAGGAACCCGGGTTCTGGGAAGCGCTGCCGGCGCGGGCGCGCGAGCTCGAGCTTGGGCGTCCGCTGTTCTATGCGCTGCGTTATTGTCCGCGCCTGCTCGGCACCGTTGTCCCGCCGGCAGTCCAGGCGGCGGTGGCGCCGGAGGGGCCGAACGCAGCCCTGCTGTGGCTGATGGACCGGTTGTTCGGGCGCGCGCTGCTGCCGCTGCATGCGAGTTGCGCGGACGCCTTCAGCGACGCGGCGCACTTTGCCTTGTATGTGCGCGGGAACTGGCTGCGTATGCCGCCGTTGCTGCTGGCCCGGCATCTGTTCCATAAAGCGTTCCTCAGCGGGAAGAACGACACGCAGACGGCCTGA
- a CDS encoding TIGR03016 family PEP-CTERM system-associated outer membrane protein, which produces MTITTADLSVRRVLRLTPLALAALLLSNEAQADWRITPAIQLRETYSDNPSNQPDDQARGSFISEAAPSIGVTGTSSRLKFRASAEWRKFVYSNDNVANTRNSDRRYQAAAQAVGVKDWLYLDASAGGSRQAVSAFGPLPNNAYTANNGADIRTWSVSPYLRHQFGSTASATARYTRDSVEGGRGNGFGNSLSSMSTVDVVSGPAFPDLGWNLNYSHQDMNAQNTGKTTTENSLAGLQYRATSHLSLTSSVGYDSYEYKATALAQSTRGRSWSGGFIWQPSTRTRVVASVGHRYFGKTGSFDASYRTPHSVWTLNYSDIITTSRQQFLLPAAVDTATMLDQMLVTRYPDPVQRQQIVQAYIAQAGLPPTLPSAVPYLSNRYLRNKRLQGSATLRGARSTLLFTVFKDRMNALSLPQEDSVLLPSQLSSLNNDTSQLGASANFDYRLSSRSAAHATVYGVNIKSLQTGLTNDIRQLSMGLSSRFDTKTIGSLDLRHSTGRAGVFDNRDYHENAIVATLSVQY; this is translated from the coding sequence ATGACTATCACTACGGCTGATTTGTCCGTCCGCCGCGTGCTCCGCCTCACGCCGCTCGCACTGGCGGCATTGTTGCTGTCGAACGAAGCGCAGGCGGACTGGCGGATCACACCCGCCATCCAGTTACGCGAAACGTATTCCGACAACCCCAGCAACCAGCCCGATGACCAGGCACGCGGCAGCTTCATCAGCGAAGCGGCGCCCAGCATCGGCGTCACTGGCACCAGCTCGCGCCTGAAGTTCCGTGCGAGCGCGGAATGGCGCAAATTCGTCTACAGCAACGACAACGTCGCCAACACGCGCAACAGCGACCGCCGCTACCAGGCGGCGGCGCAGGCCGTGGGCGTGAAGGATTGGCTGTACCTGGACGCCAGCGCCGGTGGTTCGCGCCAGGCGGTGTCGGCGTTCGGCCCGCTGCCGAACAACGCCTATACGGCCAACAACGGCGCCGACATCCGCACCTGGAGCGTCAGCCCGTACCTGCGCCACCAGTTCGGCTCGACGGCCTCGGCGACGGCCCGCTATACGCGCGATTCGGTCGAAGGCGGCAGGGGCAACGGTTTCGGCAACAGCCTGTCCAGCATGAGTACGGTCGATGTGGTCAGCGGCCCCGCGTTCCCCGATCTTGGGTGGAACCTGAATTATTCGCACCAAGACATGAACGCCCAGAACACGGGCAAGACGACGACCGAGAACAGCCTGGCGGGCCTGCAGTACCGAGCCACGTCGCACCTGAGCCTGACCTCCAGCGTCGGCTACGACAGCTACGAATACAAGGCGACCGCGCTGGCGCAAAGCACGCGCGGCCGCAGCTGGTCGGGCGGCTTCATCTGGCAGCCGTCGACCCGCACCCGCGTCGTCGCCTCAGTCGGCCACCGCTACTTCGGTAAGACGGGTTCGTTCGACGCCAGCTACCGCACGCCGCACAGCGTGTGGACGCTGAACTATTCCGACATCATCACGACGTCGCGCCAGCAATTCCTGCTGCCGGCCGCGGTCGATACGGCCACCATGCTGGACCAGATGCTCGTCACCAGATATCCCGATCCGGTGCAGCGCCAGCAGATCGTGCAGGCGTATATCGCGCAGGCGGGCCTGCCGCCCACGCTGCCCAGCGCAGTCCCCTACCTGAGCAACCGCTACCTGCGAAACAAGCGCCTGCAGGGCAGCGCCACGCTCCGCGGCGCGCGCAGCACGCTGCTGTTTACCGTGTTCAAGGATCGCATGAACGCCCTGTCGCTGCCGCAGGAAGACAGCGTCCTGCTGCCCTCGCAGCTGAGCTCCCTGAACAACGACACGAGCCAGCTCGGCGCCAGCGCGAACTTCGATTACCGGCTGTCCTCGCGGTCAGCGGCGCACGCCACCGTGTACGGCGTGAACATCAAGTCGCTGCAGACCGGCCTGACGAACGACATTCGCCAACTGAGCATGGGACTGAGCAGCCGTTTCGACACCAAGACCATCGGATCGCTCGACCTGCGCCACTCGACAGGCCGCGCCGGCGTATTCGACAACCGCGACTACCACGAGAATGCCATCGTGGCGACGCTTTCCGTCCAGTATTGA
- a CDS encoding XrtA/PEP-CTERM system exopolysaccharide export protein yields the protein MGKYKANLGKYSAIVFAAACALALGGCATRGGQQPIETQVTDSQYLIGPGDAVNIIVWRNPEVSMSVPVRPDGKITTPLVEDLPAAGKTSTALARDIEKALAKYIQQPVVTVVVTNFVGNYDEQIRVIGQATKPQALAYRRNMSLMDVMIAVGGTTEFAAGNRASLIRNVDGKQQRFNVRLDDLVKDGDISANVPMRPGDVLVIPESFF from the coding sequence GTGGGCAAGTACAAGGCGAACCTGGGGAAATATTCGGCGATCGTATTCGCCGCTGCATGTGCGCTCGCGCTGGGCGGTTGCGCAACGCGCGGTGGACAACAGCCGATCGAGACGCAGGTGACCGATTCCCAATATCTGATCGGGCCGGGCGATGCCGTCAACATCATCGTCTGGCGCAACCCTGAAGTATCGATGTCGGTACCGGTGCGTCCGGACGGCAAGATCACCACGCCGCTCGTCGAAGACCTGCCGGCCGCCGGCAAGACGTCGACGGCGCTCGCACGCGACATCGAAAAAGCCCTGGCCAAGTATATCCAGCAGCCGGTCGTCACCGTCGTCGTCACGAACTTCGTCGGCAACTACGACGAGCAGATCCGCGTGATCGGCCAGGCGACCAAGCCGCAAGCGCTGGCGTACCGCCGCAACATGAGTCTGATGGATGTGATGATCGCCGTCGGCGGCACCACCGAGTTCGCGGCCGGCAATCGCGCCAGCCTGATCCGTAACGTGGATGGCAAACAACAGCGCTTCAACGTCCGCCTGGACGACCTGGTCAAGGACGGCGACATCTCGGCCAACGTGCCGATGCGTCCGGGCGACGTATTGGTCATCCCGGAAAGCTTCTTCTGA
- a CDS encoding HprK-related kinase A — translation MLTVGSLSRAELTARLSGDGLVLRTGPFTNRIRSDVPPLIDSVALMYADYPVEPAGGFVDFHLELRRSGGLRRWYRSQVHFAYDGTTPFEPLPLAQAYPMLEWTMNWCVSHRAHGYLIIHAAVLEKHGRAIILPAPPGSGKSTLTAALLGHGWRLLSDEMTLVHLDDGVLVPLPRPVSLKNTSIDIIRAFRPDAVLSRPVEETTKGTIAHLKAPAGSIARAFEPARPACIVFPRWEAGAAIALDPLPKARAFMQVADNCFNYQVLGARGFTALGRLIDASDAYTFRYSSLPEAMALFERLAQGAA, via the coding sequence ATGCTGACGGTCGGTTCGCTGTCGCGTGCCGAACTCACGGCGCGCCTGTCCGGTGATGGTCTGGTCCTGCGCACGGGCCCCTTCACCAACCGCATCCGCAGCGACGTGCCGCCGTTGATCGACAGCGTCGCGCTGATGTACGCGGATTATCCCGTCGAGCCGGCGGGCGGCTTCGTCGACTTCCATCTCGAATTGCGGCGCTCGGGCGGCCTGCGCCGCTGGTACCGGTCGCAAGTGCATTTCGCTTACGACGGCACCACGCCGTTCGAGCCCCTGCCGCTGGCGCAGGCGTATCCGATGCTGGAATGGACCATGAACTGGTGCGTCTCGCACCGTGCCCACGGCTACCTGATCATCCACGCGGCCGTGCTGGAAAAACACGGCCGCGCCATCATCCTGCCGGCGCCGCCCGGCTCCGGCAAGAGCACGCTGACGGCTGCCCTGCTGGGCCACGGCTGGCGCCTGCTGTCGGACGAGATGACCCTCGTGCACCTCGACGACGGTGTCCTCGTGCCGCTGCCGCGTCCGGTGAGCCTCAAGAATACGTCGATCGACATCATCCGCGCGTTCCGTCCGGATGCCGTACTGAGCCGCCCCGTGGAGGAAACGACCAAGGGGACGATCGCCCATCTGAAGGCGCCGGCCGGGAGCATAGCCCGTGCCTTTGAACCCGCACGGCCGGCCTGTATCGTGTTCCCGCGCTGGGAGGCCGGCGCGGCCATCGCATTGGACCCGCTGCCGAAGGCGCGCGCCTTCATGCAGGTGGCCGACAACTGTTTCAATTACCAGGTGCTGGGCGCGCGCGGCTTTACGGCCCTCGGCCGGCTGATCGACGCCAGCGACGCCTACACCTTCCGCTACAGCAGCCTGCCCGAGGCGATGGCGCTGTTCGAACGCCTGGCGCAGGGGGCAGCATGA
- a CDS encoding XrtA system polysaccharide deacetylase, producing the protein MNMVELAPRPTPGQRIRNAMTCDVEDYFQVSAFAPYIDRASWPTRECRVEANMDRILALFERHGVRATFFTLGWIAERYPQVVKRIVAAGHELASHGYGHLRASDQTRAEFANDIRSAKALLEDIGGQAVLGYRAPSFSIGRDNLWALDELLDAGYRYSSSIYPVVHDHYGMPEAPRFAFYPNGTDGLLEIPITTVQMMGRNLPAGGGGYFRLLPYALSRWMMAKVNREDGQPALFYFHPWEVDPGQPRPEGLGAKARFRHYINIDRMERRIESLARDFAWDRMDNIFLNRP; encoded by the coding sequence ATGAACATGGTCGAACTCGCCCCGCGGCCCACGCCGGGACAACGCATCCGCAATGCGATGACCTGCGACGTCGAGGATTACTTCCAGGTCTCCGCCTTCGCGCCCTACATCGACCGCGCCAGCTGGCCGACCCGCGAATGCCGCGTCGAAGCCAACATGGACCGCATCCTCGCGCTGTTCGAACGCCACGGCGTGCGCGCCACCTTCTTCACCCTGGGCTGGATCGCCGAGCGCTATCCGCAGGTCGTGAAACGCATCGTCGCCGCCGGCCACGAACTGGCCAGCCACGGCTACGGCCACCTGCGCGCGTCGGACCAGACCCGCGCGGAATTCGCCAACGACATCCGCTCCGCCAAGGCGCTGCTGGAAGACATCGGCGGCCAGGCCGTGCTGGGCTACCGCGCGCCCAGCTTCTCGATCGGCCGCGACAACCTGTGGGCGCTCGACGAACTGCTCGACGCCGGCTACCGCTACAGCTCCAGCATCTACCCCGTCGTGCACGACCACTACGGCATGCCGGAAGCGCCGCGCTTCGCCTTCTACCCGAACGGCACCGACGGCCTGCTGGAAATCCCGATCACGACCGTGCAGATGATGGGCCGTAACCTGCCGGCCGGCGGCGGCGGCTACTTCCGCCTGCTGCCGTACGCGCTGTCGCGCTGGATGATGGCCAAGGTCAACCGCGAGGATGGCCAGCCCGCCCTGTTCTACTTCCACCCATGGGAAGTGGATCCCGGCCAGCCGCGCCCCGAAGGCCTCGGCGCCAAGGCCCGCTTCCGCCACTACATCAACATCGACCGGATGGAACGCCGCATCGAATCCCTCGCGCGCGACTTCGCGTGGGATCGCATGGACAACATCTTCCTGAACCGCCCATGA
- a CDS encoding XrtA system polysaccharide chain length determinant, with translation MAEITAVLLNFLKAIGKYRWHAIVITWVVALIGWAVVLRLPNQYEASARVYVDTQSILKPLLSSMTTVPNLEQQVMFMRRTLISRPNVERLMRMVDLDVKAKDTKQHDKIVDDLMAQIKVTGTERDDIYTITYVSDNPKLGKDVVSSLLTIFVEGSFSGKKQDSEKAVQFIDDQIKTYEERLAAAENSLKEFKLKNLGMLPREGGGGGDFGSQLTAATDQLSQAKLELAEAEQARNAIRRQIDGEPAKPGTVTVDPALVDPELEARIGQAQKNLDNLRLQFTEQHPDVIANRRLLEQLMAQKADLAKNKKRSLDPGASYSPMLQQLNVSLSQAEARVASMRARVAEFENRVARLRNQSTTAPEIEAQFAQLNRDYSVNRENYQKLVERRESARLSGDLSSATDMLQFRVIDPPTVPNHPTGPNRVRLFSLVFGGALVAGLAVAFLMSQLRPTFLSQSTLRDVTGLPVLGSIGMNWTPEQTVKRRRRLVALAGSVLLLFGAYGIGMAAILVRPTL, from the coding sequence ATGGCAGAGATCACAGCCGTACTATTAAACTTCCTCAAGGCGATTGGCAAATACCGTTGGCATGCCATCGTCATTACCTGGGTTGTCGCACTGATAGGCTGGGCGGTCGTATTGCGCCTTCCCAATCAGTACGAAGCGTCGGCGCGCGTCTATGTCGACACCCAAAGCATCCTGAAGCCACTGCTTTCGAGCATGACGACGGTACCGAACCTGGAACAGCAGGTCATGTTCATGCGCCGCACGCTGATCAGCCGCCCGAACGTCGAGCGCCTGATGCGCATGGTCGATCTCGACGTCAAGGCCAAGGACACCAAGCAGCACGACAAGATCGTCGATGACCTGATGGCGCAGATCAAGGTGACCGGCACGGAGCGCGACGACATCTATACGATCACCTACGTCTCCGACAATCCGAAACTGGGCAAGGACGTCGTGTCGTCGCTGCTCACGATCTTCGTCGAGGGCAGCTTCAGCGGCAAGAAGCAGGATTCCGAAAAGGCGGTCCAGTTCATCGACGACCAGATCAAGACCTACGAGGAAAGACTGGCCGCGGCCGAGAACTCGCTGAAGGAATTCAAGCTCAAGAACCTGGGCATGCTGCCGCGTGAAGGCGGCGGTGGCGGGGACTTCGGCAGCCAGCTCACGGCGGCGACCGACCAGCTGAGCCAGGCCAAGCTGGAACTGGCCGAGGCGGAGCAGGCACGCAACGCGATCCGCCGCCAGATCGACGGCGAACCGGCCAAGCCGGGCACGGTGACGGTCGACCCGGCCCTCGTGGATCCGGAACTGGAAGCCCGTATCGGACAGGCCCAGAAAAACCTCGACAACCTGCGCCTGCAGTTCACGGAACAGCATCCGGACGTGATCGCCAACCGCCGCCTGCTCGAGCAGCTGATGGCGCAGAAGGCCGACCTGGCCAAGAACAAGAAGCGCAGCCTCGACCCGGGCGCCAGCTACAGCCCGATGCTGCAGCAGCTGAACGTGTCGCTGTCGCAGGCCGAGGCCCGCGTGGCGTCGATGCGTGCCCGCGTTGCGGAATTCGAGAACCGCGTAGCGCGCCTGCGTAACCAGAGCACGACGGCGCCGGAAATCGAAGCCCAGTTCGCCCAGCTGAACCGCGATTACAGCGTCAACCGCGAGAACTACCAGAAGCTGGTCGAACGCCGCGAATCGGCGCGCCTGTCGGGCGACCTGTCGTCCGCCACGGACATGCTGCAGTTCCGCGTGATCGATCCGCCGACCGTGCCGAACCATCCGACCGGCCCGAACCGCGTGCGCCTGTTCTCGCTGGTGTTCGGCGGCGCCCTCGTCGCCGGCCTGGCTGTCGCGTTCCTGATGAGCCAACTGCGTCCGACGTTCCTGAGCCAGAGCACGCTGCGCGACGTGACCGGCCTGCCGGTGCTCGGCTCGATCGGCATGAACTGGACGCCGGAACAGACCGTCAAGCGCCGTCGCCGCCTGGTCGCGCTCGCGGGCTCCGTGCTGCTGCTGTTCGGTGCCTATGGCATCGGGATGGCCGCGATCCTGGTCCGCCCCACGCTTTAA
- a CDS encoding XrtA-associated tyrosine autokinase, producing MSIIEKAASRIDQQRHAPAAARTPETAAVDAIEAAAAAPVAPVVLAPEPAAAQASATAAAAEARPAQKFSTRRVELDLNRMRDMGMVTAAGGRTRLLEDFRVIKRPLLQRAFAERAEGEKPGNLIMVTSSLPGEGKTYCAINLAMSIAMELDHTVLLVDADVARPSVLRSLGLPAHRGLMDILLDDKIDMSDVMLRTNVDTLSILPAGTSTPRATELLASSAMSTLVDEIAHRYPDRIVIFDSPPLLLTSESRVLASHMGQIVMVVEAQTTTQHAVKEALHQLEGYQNVNLIYNKTREFPGIEETYDYHYG from the coding sequence GTGAGCATCATCGAAAAAGCGGCCAGCCGGATCGACCAGCAACGCCATGCACCCGCCGCCGCGCGGACGCCGGAAACGGCCGCCGTCGACGCCATCGAGGCGGCCGCCGCCGCGCCAGTCGCGCCCGTCGTGCTGGCGCCCGAACCCGCCGCGGCCCAGGCATCCGCAACCGCCGCCGCCGCCGAAGCACGTCCGGCGCAAAAATTCTCGACCCGCCGCGTCGAACTGGACCTGAACCGCATGCGCGACATGGGCATGGTCACCGCCGCCGGCGGCCGCACGCGCCTGCTGGAAGACTTCCGCGTCATCAAGCGTCCGTTGCTGCAGCGTGCCTTCGCGGAACGCGCGGAAGGCGAAAAGCCGGGCAACCTGATCATGGTGACGAGCTCCCTGCCGGGAGAAGGCAAGACCTATTGTGCGATCAACCTGGCGATGAGCATCGCGATGGAACTCGACCATACGGTACTGCTCGTCGACGCCGACGTCGCGCGCCCATCGGTGCTGCGCTCGCTCGGCCTGCCGGCGCACCGCGGCCTGATGGACATCCTGCTGGACGACAAGATCGACATGTCCGACGTCATGCTGCGTACCAACGTCGACACGCTGTCGATCCTGCCGGCCGGCACCAGCACGCCGCGCGCGACCGAGCTGCTGGCCAGCTCGGCCATGAGCACGCTGGTGGACGAGATCGCCCACCGCTATCCGGACCGCATCGTGATCTTCGACTCGCCGCCGCTGCTGCTGACGAGCGAATCGCGCGTGCTGGCCTCGCACATGGGCCAGATCGTCATGGTGGTCGAAGCGCAGACGACGACCCAGCACGCGGTCAAGGAAGCGCTGCACCAGCTGGAAGGCTACCAGAACGTCAATCTCATCTATAACAAGACCAGGGAGTTCCCCGGCATCGAAGAAACGTATGACTATCACTACGGCTGA
- a CDS encoding HPr-rel-A system PqqD family peptide chaperone: MWRLTPGQALACREWDGEAVLYNDLSGSTHLLDGAALDLLFALRDEPADAAGLAGRLADRFDAGDDDLVSLIDEMLAALAGLDLIEPC, from the coding sequence ATGTGGCGTCTGACGCCTGGCCAGGCGCTGGCCTGCCGGGAATGGGATGGGGAAGCCGTGCTGTACAACGACTTGTCGGGCAGTACCCACCTGCTGGATGGCGCCGCGCTCGACCTGTTGTTCGCCCTGCGTGACGAACCCGCCGATGCGGCGGGACTGGCCGGCCGCCTGGCCGACCGTTTCGATGCCGGCGACGACGACCTCGTGTCCCTGATCGACGAGATGCTGGCCGCGCTGGCCGGCCTGGACCTGATCGAACCATGCTGA
- a CDS encoding PEP-CTERM sorting domain-containing protein produces the protein MKNSFRKLIPVAAALGFAFAASSAQAFTLQDGSGGVYATDVTSLDWNSTGSGVAKGIPSAAQLTQGRTFDFLYQANLSAVNGNTTGNFRGNLDSTANGAPNDSSAFEFTIVAKLSEFVKTSSTSGTTLNASFGLNNTPGANKVAIYYDTKANAFTSTGTGFDDGIMVALLTVDPTSTLSTFTTDSATGIGLGSTKMTASILEAGDFIDQNYLAGLTNVTFKYDSNLNLPAGDSLTNGFHKGGDALFPDYSVTPSDLVFKVDGAFSVENGRVPEPGSIMLLGMGMLGLVGAKRRRAPKA, from the coding sequence ATGAAGAATTCGTTCCGCAAATTGATTCCGGTTGCAGCCGCACTCGGATTCGCATTCGCTGCATCGTCGGCACAAGCATTCACTCTGCAAGACGGTAGCGGCGGTGTCTACGCTACCGACGTGACCAGCCTGGACTGGAACTCGACCGGCAGCGGCGTTGCCAAGGGGATCCCGAGCGCTGCGCAGCTGACCCAAGGCCGTACATTCGACTTCCTGTACCAAGCCAACCTGTCCGCCGTCAACGGCAACACGACCGGCAACTTCCGCGGCAACCTGGACTCCACGGCAAACGGCGCCCCGAACGACTCCTCGGCGTTCGAATTCACGATCGTGGCAAAGCTGAGCGAATTCGTGAAAACGTCCAGCACGTCGGGCACCACGCTGAACGCAAGCTTTGGCCTGAACAACACCCCGGGCGCGAATAAAGTCGCCATCTACTACGACACCAAAGCCAATGCCTTCACCAGCACCGGCACCGGTTTCGATGACGGCATCATGGTCGCCCTGCTGACCGTCGATCCGACCAGCACCCTGTCGACGTTCACCACCGACAGCGCCACCGGCATCGGTCTGGGTTCGACCAAGATGACCGCTTCGATCCTGGAGGCAGGTGACTTCATCGACCAGAACTACCTGGCCGGCCTGACGAATGTGACCTTCAAATACGACTCGAACCTGAACCTGCCGGCCGGCGACTCGCTGACCAACGGCTTCCACAAAGGTGGCGACGCGCTGTTCCCGGACTACAGCGTGACCCCGAGCGACCTGGTGTTCAAGGTCGACGGCGCCTTCTCGGTCGAGAACGGCCGCGTGCCGGAACCGGGCAGCATCATGCTGCTGGGTATGGGCATGCTGGGCCTGGTCGGCGCCAAGCGCCGCCGTGCTCCGAAGGCCTGA
- a CDS encoding S1C family serine protease: MPFRNTFQSPHRHLAALLAVVTLAAGALPGQSMATDLRPIVPVIKRSVVGIGTFERTRSPSTVFTGTGFIVGDGLDVITNAHVVPAAPTDGKMEQLGIVLPDGEGVRFRPAELVSRDNEHDLAHLRLSGTPLPALELGDSDTVQEGQELALTGFPLAMALGLHAATHRATLAAITPIVRPSIGARNLDPRQIAALQRAPFNIFQLDGTAYPGNSGSPVYDPATGKVVGVINAVFVKGLKETAITAPSGITYAIPANFVRDLMRKK, translated from the coding sequence ATGCCGTTTCGAAATACGTTCCAGTCCCCGCACCGGCACCTGGCGGCCCTGCTGGCGGTCGTCACCCTGGCGGCCGGCGCGCTGCCGGGCCAGTCCATGGCGACCGATCTGCGGCCCATCGTGCCAGTCATCAAACGTTCGGTCGTCGGCATCGGGACATTCGAGCGGACGCGCAGTCCGTCGACCGTCTTCACCGGCACCGGTTTCATCGTCGGCGACGGCCTGGACGTCATCACGAATGCCCACGTCGTCCCGGCCGCGCCGACCGACGGCAAAATGGAGCAGCTCGGCATCGTGCTGCCGGACGGCGAAGGCGTACGCTTCCGCCCGGCCGAACTGGTGTCACGCGACAACGAACACGACCTGGCCCACCTGCGCCTGTCCGGCACGCCTTTGCCCGCGCTCGAGCTGGGCGATTCGGACACGGTCCAGGAAGGGCAGGAGCTGGCATTGACGGGCTTCCCGCTGGCCATGGCACTCGGCCTGCATGCAGCCACGCACCGTGCCACGCTGGCGGCCATCACGCCCATCGTCCGGCCGTCGATCGGCGCACGCAACCTCGACCCGCGCCAGATCGCGGCCCTGCAGCGCGCGCCCTTCAATATCTTCCAGCTGGACGGGACCGCGTATCCCGGCAACAGCGGCAGCCCGGTCTACGATCCCGCCACTGGCAAGGTGGTGGGTGTCATCAATGCCGTGTTCGTGAAGGGATTGAAGGAGACCGCGATCACGGCGCCGAGCGGCATCACGTATGCGATCCCGGCGAACTTTGTGCGGGATCTAATGCGCAAAAAATGA